One genomic segment of Drosophila melanogaster chromosome 3R includes these proteins:
- the CG7029 gene encoding uncharacterized protein, isoform F translates to MLLLLLAFIMRFVDISKRCAACSRAGIDCTHHSGQSNPQASDANGNHTACWQHVAGGTSNSNSNSSSTSSGCDSNSSSKENYYVPQQLQHQRQRVAKHSKPGNIGVSPQQLEQIRFYQRMQQQQLQLLQQQLLQRRRLQQQLLQQGVPSPPANATTTTAGLTCNQQYLRQQRMQQQQLQQQQQQQQQYVDNNSNNDNNNYLNNYLNNSINQRNNGTKIRRGMTEFSTNNDHSKPHFTASQQKPHQNSPIHQQAFTPSNPNTHPHLLQRLAQQQQQQQQQQHQRPHKFQQSLPFSQLNNGNNTAAHILPGSSPHSPLSYRNPLNSPSNSPFSNTAQTTIGKRYQQQQLTDRLLQQQHLQQCQQQQLQSLGSSDVEEDLAAEELSEESLKQNVAIVLSNLDRYNNALRSIILNEQVSSSIITPSDSLLFGEDSSGLLYCDNDNSRKHKGNNNFVLGKMAATPESDYNSNATTPGGRSSEQQLQQQQQQQQLGVGGMLCGGGGGGGVGMRETTNGGGNNLNCSLASSHDFTHDNSDYQWFLDYGYRDGCGGMQRSVLSSLSASYNAMGDLIYYEDLAKNLDANLAEVDMESFRAEDIHSLLSHLPAYCKSLGGTNSRLQQSLLLQQQQQQQQQLQQQQVLQHNSMLQHMSQTSTTSTNELIDNSFCKSELLFSPVRESHISVDSLDMDAYPDDGEIILTCNKDNYTIAFEGSVLYSDDSFYADPSDIAARNKQNCINLHSNLEDIVKRNKALEVSMSRSAQAFQPLCPMSPKGQAATTSAAKLQRRSLFLVSPARRYPSGNNNTETITITRHLPQCTVRKSSSLPNLQNEEAMAGSCHKEQGPEESGPQAVPLNVSQAISTSTMEAGKSRSRNLLPMCQMPISISVSISERLQQQADQQLPSEQITPTSQQPQQQHHHSHHHRHKHRCSCSQESHISGSASSGNSSNPPAFNLVKLFIKQKSSNSSGGQEDLGAQASAHTCMDVSSGCWPSSDAASSSSGSLEQRLRKKSMNDSGKGSAVSRHDEEEHYPDTETPRRQLRARSEAVFYDDVASSSSTGSLTATNSPAHRRRSMPLRNPQLYQLAAQVSTGSQMSSEASSEQLTQVPRRAEAGCGTSTRPLSCASSSEMITRSMQTSCGSLSTTRSSLSDRYRCVPPSFLEKLNNLGEERQAPIYVIYPNYALPDLGFVKTNASTDVIFSPFNYKMTMDGATGSTSSSGSLRKQRNSSQSVSEDEILKTLDYKHVADWQSLATLLPSEYRRRLQHIPEVKHLVRQLDAELSQRPLFCMSPPLRRNRTHICDCAKYFQGQQTQTDEASSSGSSQQPSSGYRGSSTLLTDSELDVDPLKQMYVYQYDQQRMDSGVETSPGSQLTQTPPQPMPRSILRKAHSAQSRSKRNSMIEAQQTQKLTKLEKRRSLQEPPNNYGLGSTDELADVFEEEEHSQPAPPVKQRLSRKDLDARARAESFLASLPRSELKYYAEIASILESSGEHVTYDAAALKKEVSRVLSQQKKVSFNDEGVAAGLQQHAKRFATPPNSPNISMGALKRDTVDVLEQRKIESNRFKRLQIQWELMSKDSSMLKELASEAATKSGGSTPTSGNSTGSNSAPRSRIPRPVSYPAGRLTSAQEAAGGNKVSTRSPSRIVQPKRYSLAGATTPTSTTPTSARARTPTNRVAVTAPNTPKRQAVAQSPRPTSRVR, encoded by the exons atgttgttgctgctgctcgccTTCATCATGAGATTCGTAGACATTTCCAAACGCTGTGCCGCCTGCTCCAGGGCCGGCATCGATTGCACCCACCACAGCGGCCAGAGCAATCCGCAAGCCAGCGATGCCAATGGCAACCACACGGCCTGCTGGCAACATGTCGCCGGTGGCACGagtaacagcaacagcaacagcagcagcaccagcagcggCTGCGACAGCAACAGCTCCTCCAAGGAGAACTACTATGTGccgcagcaactgcaacatcagCGGCAAAGGGTTGCCAAGCACAGCAAACCTGGCAACATTGGCGTTAGTCCGCAACAACTGGAGCAGATACGCTTCTATCAGCgcatgcagcagcagcagttgcagctgttgcagcagcagttgctgcAGCGTCGCCGcctgcaacagcaactgctGCAACAGGGCGTGCCTTCGCCTCCGGCAAatgcaacaactacaacagcgGGTCTTACCTGCAATCAACAGTATTTGCGACAGCAGCgaatgcaacagcaacaactgcagcagcagcaacagcagcagcagcaatatgtggacaacaacagcaacaatgacAATAACAACTATCTGAACAACTATCTGAACAACAGCATTAACCAGCGAAACAATG GCACCAAAATTCGACGTGGCATGACAGAATTCTCAACAAACAACGATCACAGCAAACCGCATTTCACCGCATCTCAGCAGAAGCCGCATCAGAACTCACCCATCCATCAGCAAGCATTCACTCCATCCAATCCCAACACTCACCCACATCTGCTTCAACGCTTGgcccaacagcaacagcagcagcagcaacagcagcatcagcgTCCCCATAAGTTTCAGCAGAGTTTGCCATTTAGCCAGCtaaacaacggcaacaacacgGCTGCCCACATTCTGCCCGGATCATCGCCACATTCCCCGCTCAGCTACCGCAATCCGCTGAACAGTCCCAGCAATTCGCCATTCAGCAATACGGCACAGACGACGATTGGGAAGCggtaccagcagcagcaactgacCGATCGcctgttgcagcagcaacatctgcagcagtgccagcaacagcaactgcaatcGCTGGGCAGCAGCGATGTGGAGGAGGATCTGGCTGCGGAGGAACTGAGCGAGGAGAGTCTCAAGCAGAATGTGGCCATTGTGCTGAGCAATTTGGATCGGTATAACAACGCGTTGCGCAGCATTATCCTGAATGAGCAGgtgagcagcagcatcatcacgCCCAGCGACAGCCTCCTGTTTGGCGAGGACTCGAGCGGTTTGCTCTACTGCGACAACGACAACTCAAGGAAGCATAAGGGCAACAATAACTTTGTTCTGGGCAAGATGGCAGCCACGCCCGAGTCGGACTACAATAGCAATGCAACCACGCCGGGAGGTCGCAGCAGCGaacagcagttgcagcagcagcagcaacagcagcaacttggGGTAGGTGGGATGctttgtggtggtggtggcggtggcggtgtTGGGATGCGGGAAACTACTAATGGCGGTGGCAACAATCTCAACTGCTCGTTGGCCTCGTCGCACGACTTTACTCACGACAATTCCGATTACCAGTGGTTCCTGGACTACGGCTATCGAGATGGCTGCGGCGGAATGCAGCGCAGCGTTTTGAGTTCCCTCTCTGCATCGTACAATGCGATGGGGGATCTGATCTACTATGAGGATCTGGCCAAGAATCTGGACGCCAATCTGGCCGAGGTGGACATGGAGAGCTTTCGGGCGGAGGACATACATTCCCTGCTCTCGCATCTGCCTGCCTATTGCAAGAGCTTGGGCGGTACAAACAGTCGCCTTCAGCAATCTTTGCtgcttcagcagcagcaacaacaacagcagcagctacaacagcaacaggtgCTGCAGCACAACAGTATGTTGCAGCACATGTCCCAGACGTCGACTACCTCCACAAACGAACTGATCGATAACTCCTTCTGCAAGTCGGAGTTGCTCTTTTCGCCGGTGAGGGAGTCGCACATCTCGGTGGATTCACTGGATATGGACGCCTATCCGGATGACGGCGAGATTATACTCACCTGCAACAAGGACAACTACACGATCGCCTTTGAGGGCAGTGTTCTCTACTCGGATGATAGTTTCTATG CGGATCCCAGTGACATTGCCGCCAGGAACAAACAGAACTGCATCAACTTGCACAGCAATCTGGAGGACATAGTGAAACGCAATAAAGCCCTGGAGGTGTCCATGTCGCGTTCGGCGCAGGCTTTCCAGCCCCTCTGTCCCATGTCGCCCAAGGGACAGGCAGCCACAACATCGGCGGCCAAGTTACAGCG ACGCTCGTTATTCCTTGTTTCGCCCGCTCGCAGGTATCCCTCGGGGAATAATAACACGGAGACCATCACCATAACCAGACACCTACCACAGTGCACCGTGCGGAAGAGCAGCAGTCTACCCAATCTGCAGAACGAGGAAGCCATGGCGGGTAGTTGCCACAAAGAGCAGGGACCGGAGGAGAGTGGGCCACAGGCGGTTCCACTGAATGTCTCTCAGGCGATCAGCACCTCCACCATGGAGGCGGGCAAGTCAAGGTCCAGGAATCTGCTGCCCATGTGCCAGATGCCTATATCCATTAGTGTGTCGATTTCGGAGCGACTGCAGCAACAGGCGGATCAGCAGCTGCCCAGCGAACAGATCACACCCACATCACAGcaaccgcaacagcagcatcaccaCTCGCACCACCATCGCCACAAGCATCGCTGCAGTTGCTCGCAGGAGAGCCACATTTCCGGCTCGGCCTCCTCGGGCAACTCCTCCAATCCGCCAGCCTTCAATCTAGTCAAGCTGTTCATTAAGCAGaagagcagcaacagcagtggcGGCCAGGAGGATTTGGGAGCCCAGGCAAGTGCGCACACCTGTATGGATGTCTCTTCCGGCTGCTGGCCGTCCAGCGATGCGGCCAGCTCCAGTAGTGGCTCCTTGGAGCAGCGACTTCGCAAGAAGAGTATGAACGACTCGGGCAAGGGATCGGCAGTTAGTCGGCATGACGAGGAGGAGCACTACCCAGATACGGAGACGCCCAGACGTCAGCTGAGGGCCCGATCGGAGGCAGTGTTCTACGATGATGTCGCCAGCTCCAGTTCCACGGGATCGTTGACTGCGACCAATTCACCAGCACATCGTCGTCGCAGTATGCCACTAAGGAATCCACAACTGTACCAACTGGCTGCTCAGGTATCCACTGGCAGTCAAATGTCCTCGGAGGCCAGCTCGGAACAGCTAACCCAGGTGCCCCGGCGGGCAGAAGCGGGTTGCGGAACCAGTACGCGTCCGTTGTCGTGTGCCTCCAGCTCCGAAATGATCACGCGCTCCATGCAGACCTCCTGCGGATCACTGAGCACCACCAGGAGCAGTCTGAGCGATCGCTATCGCTGTGTGCCGCCATCGTTCCTCGAGAAACTCAATAACTTGGGTGAGGAGCGACAGGCGCCCATTTACGTAATCTATCCAAACTATGCCCTGCCCGATTTGGGATTCGTTAAGACTAATGCCAGCACAGACGTGATCTTCTCACCCTTCAACTACAAGATGACAATGGATGGAGCGACTGGTAGTACCAGCAGCTCGGGATCTCTAAGGAAGCAGCGCAACAGCAGCCAGAGCGTGAGCGAAGATGAAATCCTCAAGACGCTGGACTACAAGCACGTTGCCGACTGGCAGTCGCTGGCCACCTTGCTGCCGTCGGAATACCGAAGGCGGTTGCAGCACATTCCGGAGGTGAAGCACCTGGTGCGGCAACTGGATGCGGAGCTATCACAACGTCCCCTTTTCTGTATGTCGCCGCCGCTCCGGCGAAATCGCACGCACATCTGCGACTGTGCCAAGTACTTCCagggccagcagacccaaacGGACGAGGCATCCAGCTCGGGATCCAGTCAACAGCCCAGCTCCGGTTATCGTGGCTCATCAACGCTGCTCACCGACTCCGAGCTGGACGTGGATCCGCTGAAGCAGATGTATGTGTACCAGTACGATCAGCAGCGCATGGACTCGGGCGTGGAAACCAGTCCCGGTAGTCAGTTAACTCAAACCCCGCCGCAACCCATGCCCCGAAGCATTCTGCGCAAGGCACACTCCGCACAGTCGCGCTCCAAGCGCAATTCCATGATCGAGGCACAGCAGACGCAGAAGCTAACCAAGCTGGAGAAGCGGCGCAGTTTGCAGGAACCACCGAACAACTACGGTTTGGGCTCCACCGACGAACTTGCCGATGTcttcgaggaggaggagcacagTCAGCCGGCGCCGCCGGTGAAACAGAGGCTTTCCCGCAAGGATCTGGATGCCAGGGCACGGGCTGAAAGCTTCCTGGCCTCCTTGCCGCGTTCTGAGCTCAAGTATTACGCCGAGATCGCGTCGATTCTAGAGTCTTCCGGCGAGCATGTGACTTACGATGCTGCTGCCCTGAAAAAGGAGGTGAGCCGAGTGCTTAGCCAGCAGAAGAAAGTGTCATTCAATGATGAGGGTGTGGCTGCCGGATTGCAGCAACACGCCAAACGTTTCGCCACACCTCCCAACTCGCCCAACATCTCCATGGGTGCACTGAAACGCGATACAGTGGATGTGCTGGAGCAGCGCAAGATCGAAAGCAATCGCTTTAAGCGCCTGCAAATCCAGTGGGAGCTCATGAGCAAGGACTCGAGTATGCTCAAGGAGCTGGCCAGCGAGGCGGCCACCAAGAGCGGCGGCTCCACGCCCACCTCGGGCAATTCGACTGGCTCCAACTCAGCGCCAAGGTCTAGGATTCCTAGGCCTGTTAGCTACCCAGCGGGCAG ACTGACCAGCGCCCAGGAAGCAGCCGGCGGTAACAAGGTCAGCactcgatcgcccagcaggaTTGTGCAGCCAAAGCGTTATAGTCTTGCCGGTGCGACCACGCCCACATCCACAACACCCACATCGGCCAGGGCACGCACGCCCACAAATCGAGTGGCGGTTACGGCGCCAAACACGCCCAAACGACAGGCGGTTGCCCAGTCGCCCCG ACCCACCTCGCGAGTGCGTTGA
- the CG7029 gene encoding uncharacterized protein, isoform A, with translation MLLLLLAFIMRFVDISKRCAACSRAGIDCTHHSGQSNPQASDANGNHTACWQHVAGGTSNSNSNSSSTSSGCDSNSSSKENYYVPQQLQHQRQRVAKHSKPGNIGVSPQQLEQIRFYQRMQQQQLQLLQQQLLQRRRLQQQLLQQGVPSPPANATTTTAGLTCNQQYLRQQRMQQQQLQQQQQQQQQYVDNNSNNDNNNYLNNYLNNSINQRNNGRVLGQGTKIRRGMTEFSTNNDHSKPHFTASQQKPHQNSPIHQQAFTPSNPNTHPHLLQRLAQQQQQQQQQQHQRPHKFQQSLPFSQLNNGNNTAAHILPGSSPHSPLSYRNPLNSPSNSPFSNTAQTTIGKRYQQQQLTDRLLQQQHLQQCQQQQLQSLGSSDVEEDLAAEELSEESLKQNVAIVLSNLDRYNNALRSIILNEQVSSSIITPSDSLLFGEDSSGLLYCDNDNSRKHKGNNNFVLGKMAATPESDYNSNATTPGGRSSEQQLQQQQQQQQLGVGGMLCGGGGGGGVGMRETTNGGGNNLNCSLASSHDFTHDNSDYQWFLDYGYRDGCGGMQRSVLSSLSASYNAMGDLIYYEDLAKNLDANLAEVDMESFRAEDIHSLLSHLPAYCKSLGGTNSRLQQSLLLQQQQQQQQQLQQQQVLQHNSMLQHMSQTSTTSTNELIDNSFCKSELLFSPVRESHISVDSLDMDAYPDDGEIILTCNKDNYTIAFEGSVLYSDDSFYADPSDIAARNKQNCINLHSNLEDIVKRNKALEVSMSRSAQAFQPLCPMSPKGQAATTSAAKLQRRSLFLVSPARRYPSGNNNTETITITRHLPQCTVRKSSSLPNLQNEEAMAGSCHKEQGPEESGPQAVPLNVSQAISTSTMEAGKSRSRNLLPMCQMPISISVSISERLQQQADQQLPSEQITPTSQQPQQQHHHSHHHRHKHRCSCSQESHISGSASSGNSSNPPAFNLVKLFIKQKSSNSSGGQEDLGAQASAHTCMDVSSGCWPSSDAASSSSGSLEQRLRKKSMNDSGKGSAVSRHDEEEHYPDTETPRRQLRARSEAVFYDDVASSSSTGSLTATNSPAHRRRSMPLRNPQLYQLAAQVSTGSQMSSEASSEQLTQVPRRAEAGCGTSTRPLSCASSSEMITRSMQTSCGSLSTTRSSLSDRYRCVPPSFLEKLNNLGEERQAPIYVIYPNYALPDLGFVKTNASTDVIFSPFNYKMTMDGATGSTSSSGSLRKQRNSSQSVSEDEILKTLDYKHVADWQSLATLLPSEYRRRLQHIPEVKHLVRQLDAELSQRPLFCMSPPLRRNRTHICDCAKYFQGQQTQTDEASSSGSSQQPSSGYRGSSTLLTDSELDVDPLKQMYVYQYDQQRMDSGVETSPGSQLTQTPPQPMPRSILRKAHSAQSRSKRNSMIEAQQTQKLTKLEKRRSLQEPPNNYGLGSTDELADVFEEEEHSQPAPPVKQRLSRKDLDARARAESFLASLPRSELKYYAEIASILESSGEHVTYDAAALKKEVSRVLSQQKKVSFNDEGVAAGLQQHAKRFATPPNSPNISMGALKRDTVDVLEQRKIESNRFKRLQIQWELMSKDSSMLKELASEAATKSGGSTPTSGNSTGSNSAPRSRIPRPVSYPAGRSSTPTSSRTAPVLATPSPARPATPKTVTKSHNKPGLFTSPRPSRLTSAQEAAGGNKVSTRSPSRIVQPKRYSLAGATTPTSTTPTSARARTPTNRVAVTAPNTPKRQAVAQSPRPTSRVR, from the exons atgttgttgctgctgctcgccTTCATCATGAGATTCGTAGACATTTCCAAACGCTGTGCCGCCTGCTCCAGGGCCGGCATCGATTGCACCCACCACAGCGGCCAGAGCAATCCGCAAGCCAGCGATGCCAATGGCAACCACACGGCCTGCTGGCAACATGTCGCCGGTGGCACGagtaacagcaacagcaacagcagcagcaccagcagcggCTGCGACAGCAACAGCTCCTCCAAGGAGAACTACTATGTGccgcagcaactgcaacatcagCGGCAAAGGGTTGCCAAGCACAGCAAACCTGGCAACATTGGCGTTAGTCCGCAACAACTGGAGCAGATACGCTTCTATCAGCgcatgcagcagcagcagttgcagctgttgcagcagcagttgctgcAGCGTCGCCGcctgcaacagcaactgctGCAACAGGGCGTGCCTTCGCCTCCGGCAAatgcaacaactacaacagcgGGTCTTACCTGCAATCAACAGTATTTGCGACAGCAGCgaatgcaacagcaacaactgcagcagcagcaacagcagcagcagcaatatgtggacaacaacagcaacaatgacAATAACAACTATCTGAACAACTATCTGAACAACAGCATTAACCAGCGAAACAATGGTAGAGTTTTGGGCCAAG GCACCAAAATTCGACGTGGCATGACAGAATTCTCAACAAACAACGATCACAGCAAACCGCATTTCACCGCATCTCAGCAGAAGCCGCATCAGAACTCACCCATCCATCAGCAAGCATTCACTCCATCCAATCCCAACACTCACCCACATCTGCTTCAACGCTTGgcccaacagcaacagcagcagcagcaacagcagcatcagcgTCCCCATAAGTTTCAGCAGAGTTTGCCATTTAGCCAGCtaaacaacggcaacaacacgGCTGCCCACATTCTGCCCGGATCATCGCCACATTCCCCGCTCAGCTACCGCAATCCGCTGAACAGTCCCAGCAATTCGCCATTCAGCAATACGGCACAGACGACGATTGGGAAGCggtaccagcagcagcaactgacCGATCGcctgttgcagcagcaacatctgcagcagtgccagcaacagcaactgcaatcGCTGGGCAGCAGCGATGTGGAGGAGGATCTGGCTGCGGAGGAACTGAGCGAGGAGAGTCTCAAGCAGAATGTGGCCATTGTGCTGAGCAATTTGGATCGGTATAACAACGCGTTGCGCAGCATTATCCTGAATGAGCAGgtgagcagcagcatcatcacgCCCAGCGACAGCCTCCTGTTTGGCGAGGACTCGAGCGGTTTGCTCTACTGCGACAACGACAACTCAAGGAAGCATAAGGGCAACAATAACTTTGTTCTGGGCAAGATGGCAGCCACGCCCGAGTCGGACTACAATAGCAATGCAACCACGCCGGGAGGTCGCAGCAGCGaacagcagttgcagcagcagcagcaacagcagcaacttggGGTAGGTGGGATGctttgtggtggtggtggcggtggcggtgtTGGGATGCGGGAAACTACTAATGGCGGTGGCAACAATCTCAACTGCTCGTTGGCCTCGTCGCACGACTTTACTCACGACAATTCCGATTACCAGTGGTTCCTGGACTACGGCTATCGAGATGGCTGCGGCGGAATGCAGCGCAGCGTTTTGAGTTCCCTCTCTGCATCGTACAATGCGATGGGGGATCTGATCTACTATGAGGATCTGGCCAAGAATCTGGACGCCAATCTGGCCGAGGTGGACATGGAGAGCTTTCGGGCGGAGGACATACATTCCCTGCTCTCGCATCTGCCTGCCTATTGCAAGAGCTTGGGCGGTACAAACAGTCGCCTTCAGCAATCTTTGCtgcttcagcagcagcaacaacaacagcagcagctacaacagcaacaggtgCTGCAGCACAACAGTATGTTGCAGCACATGTCCCAGACGTCGACTACCTCCACAAACGAACTGATCGATAACTCCTTCTGCAAGTCGGAGTTGCTCTTTTCGCCGGTGAGGGAGTCGCACATCTCGGTGGATTCACTGGATATGGACGCCTATCCGGATGACGGCGAGATTATACTCACCTGCAACAAGGACAACTACACGATCGCCTTTGAGGGCAGTGTTCTCTACTCGGATGATAGTTTCTATG CGGATCCCAGTGACATTGCCGCCAGGAACAAACAGAACTGCATCAACTTGCACAGCAATCTGGAGGACATAGTGAAACGCAATAAAGCCCTGGAGGTGTCCATGTCGCGTTCGGCGCAGGCTTTCCAGCCCCTCTGTCCCATGTCGCCCAAGGGACAGGCAGCCACAACATCGGCGGCCAAGTTACAGCG ACGCTCGTTATTCCTTGTTTCGCCCGCTCGCAGGTATCCCTCGGGGAATAATAACACGGAGACCATCACCATAACCAGACACCTACCACAGTGCACCGTGCGGAAGAGCAGCAGTCTACCCAATCTGCAGAACGAGGAAGCCATGGCGGGTAGTTGCCACAAAGAGCAGGGACCGGAGGAGAGTGGGCCACAGGCGGTTCCACTGAATGTCTCTCAGGCGATCAGCACCTCCACCATGGAGGCGGGCAAGTCAAGGTCCAGGAATCTGCTGCCCATGTGCCAGATGCCTATATCCATTAGTGTGTCGATTTCGGAGCGACTGCAGCAACAGGCGGATCAGCAGCTGCCCAGCGAACAGATCACACCCACATCACAGcaaccgcaacagcagcatcaccaCTCGCACCACCATCGCCACAAGCATCGCTGCAGTTGCTCGCAGGAGAGCCACATTTCCGGCTCGGCCTCCTCGGGCAACTCCTCCAATCCGCCAGCCTTCAATCTAGTCAAGCTGTTCATTAAGCAGaagagcagcaacagcagtggcGGCCAGGAGGATTTGGGAGCCCAGGCAAGTGCGCACACCTGTATGGATGTCTCTTCCGGCTGCTGGCCGTCCAGCGATGCGGCCAGCTCCAGTAGTGGCTCCTTGGAGCAGCGACTTCGCAAGAAGAGTATGAACGACTCGGGCAAGGGATCGGCAGTTAGTCGGCATGACGAGGAGGAGCACTACCCAGATACGGAGACGCCCAGACGTCAGCTGAGGGCCCGATCGGAGGCAGTGTTCTACGATGATGTCGCCAGCTCCAGTTCCACGGGATCGTTGACTGCGACCAATTCACCAGCACATCGTCGTCGCAGTATGCCACTAAGGAATCCACAACTGTACCAACTGGCTGCTCAGGTATCCACTGGCAGTCAAATGTCCTCGGAGGCCAGCTCGGAACAGCTAACCCAGGTGCCCCGGCGGGCAGAAGCGGGTTGCGGAACCAGTACGCGTCCGTTGTCGTGTGCCTCCAGCTCCGAAATGATCACGCGCTCCATGCAGACCTCCTGCGGATCACTGAGCACCACCAGGAGCAGTCTGAGCGATCGCTATCGCTGTGTGCCGCCATCGTTCCTCGAGAAACTCAATAACTTGGGTGAGGAGCGACAGGCGCCCATTTACGTAATCTATCCAAACTATGCCCTGCCCGATTTGGGATTCGTTAAGACTAATGCCAGCACAGACGTGATCTTCTCACCCTTCAACTACAAGATGACAATGGATGGAGCGACTGGTAGTACCAGCAGCTCGGGATCTCTAAGGAAGCAGCGCAACAGCAGCCAGAGCGTGAGCGAAGATGAAATCCTCAAGACGCTGGACTACAAGCACGTTGCCGACTGGCAGTCGCTGGCCACCTTGCTGCCGTCGGAATACCGAAGGCGGTTGCAGCACATTCCGGAGGTGAAGCACCTGGTGCGGCAACTGGATGCGGAGCTATCACAACGTCCCCTTTTCTGTATGTCGCCGCCGCTCCGGCGAAATCGCACGCACATCTGCGACTGTGCCAAGTACTTCCagggccagcagacccaaacGGACGAGGCATCCAGCTCGGGATCCAGTCAACAGCCCAGCTCCGGTTATCGTGGCTCATCAACGCTGCTCACCGACTCCGAGCTGGACGTGGATCCGCTGAAGCAGATGTATGTGTACCAGTACGATCAGCAGCGCATGGACTCGGGCGTGGAAACCAGTCCCGGTAGTCAGTTAACTCAAACCCCGCCGCAACCCATGCCCCGAAGCATTCTGCGCAAGGCACACTCCGCACAGTCGCGCTCCAAGCGCAATTCCATGATCGAGGCACAGCAGACGCAGAAGCTAACCAAGCTGGAGAAGCGGCGCAGTTTGCAGGAACCACCGAACAACTACGGTTTGGGCTCCACCGACGAACTTGCCGATGTcttcgaggaggaggagcacagTCAGCCGGCGCCGCCGGTGAAACAGAGGCTTTCCCGCAAGGATCTGGATGCCAGGGCACGGGCTGAAAGCTTCCTGGCCTCCTTGCCGCGTTCTGAGCTCAAGTATTACGCCGAGATCGCGTCGATTCTAGAGTCTTCCGGCGAGCATGTGACTTACGATGCTGCTGCCCTGAAAAAGGAGGTGAGCCGAGTGCTTAGCCAGCAGAAGAAAGTGTCATTCAATGATGAGGGTGTGGCTGCCGGATTGCAGCAACACGCCAAACGTTTCGCCACACCTCCCAACTCGCCCAACATCTCCATGGGTGCACTGAAACGCGATACAGTGGATGTGCTGGAGCAGCGCAAGATCGAAAGCAATCGCTTTAAGCGCCTGCAAATCCAGTGGGAGCTCATGAGCAAGGACTCGAGTATGCTCAAGGAGCTGGCCAGCGAGGCGGCCACCAAGAGCGGCGGCTCCACGCCCACCTCGGGCAATTCGACTGGCTCCAACTCAGCGCCAAGGTCTAGGATTCCTAGGCCTGTTAGCTACCCAGCGGGCAG AAGTTCCACGCCCACTTCGTCACGTACTGCCCCCGTTTTGGCCACGCCCTCACCGGCTAGGCCGGCCACTCCCAAGACTGTCACTAAAAGCCACAACAAACCCGGTCTCTTTACCTCCCCCCGCCCTAGCAGACTGACCAGCGCCCAGGAAGCAGCCGGCGGTAACAAGGTCAGCactcgatcgcccagcaggaTTGTGCAGCCAAAGCGTTATAGTCTTGCCGGTGCGACCACGCCCACATCCACAACACCCACATCGGCCAGGGCACGCACGCCCACAAATCGAGTGGCGGTTACGGCGCCAAACACGCCCAAACGACAGGCGGTTGCCCAGTCGCCCCG ACCCACCTCGCGAGTGCGTTGA